The following proteins come from a genomic window of Aspergillus luchuensis IFO 4308 DNA, chromosome 3, nearly complete sequence:
- a CDS encoding SPFH domain-containing protein (COG:C;~EggNog:ENOG410PFBB;~InterPro:IPR001972,IPR001107,IPR036013,IPR032435;~MEROPS:MER0192051;~PFAM:PF01145,PF16200;~go_component: GO:0016020 - membrane [Evidence IEA]): MDVASRQTMRLIRPSNNRSLLSSPRIAGAALPTTYPLNRIRRRNASSTPRRLAPETSFLPLGSASSSSAPPTYFSNRTSLPVNTVVRFVPQQTAWIVERMGKFHRILEPGLAILIPFLDRIAYVKSLKESAIEIPSQNAITADNVTLELDGVLYTRVFDAYKASYGVEDAEYAISQLAQTTMRSEIGQLTLDHVLKERATLNTNITQAINEAARDWGVVCLRYEIRDIHAPEGVVAAMHRQVTAERSKRAEILESEGQRQSAINIAEGRKQSVILASEAMRTEQINRAAGEAEAILLKAQATARGIDAVAQAIEAGKDNAHGAVSLSVAEKYVDAFSNLAKEGTAVVVPGNVGDMGGMIANAMAVYGKINESQAKTIAAKSLGVQEPVQKETSSTSTKSEHTPEYDNVDAEKEHKTPDAVQDVLEGFDQVSQQRHQ, translated from the exons ATGGATGTGGCTTCTCGACAGACAATGAGGCTGATTCGGCCCTCAAATAACCGATCCCTTCTCTCCAGCCCTCGCATTGCCGGCGCTGCTCTCCCGACTACATACCCTCTGAACCGCATTCGACGGAGAAATGCTTCCAGCACCCCTCGGAGACTTGCACCAGAGACCTCATTTCTGCCCCTAGGATCTGCGTCCTCATCCAGCGCACCACCTACCTACTTCTCCAATCGCACTTCCCTTCCTGTCAACACTGTTGTTCGCTTCGTCCCCCAACAGACAGCATGGATCGTCGAGCGGATGGGCAAGTTCCATCGGATTCTAGAACCCGGTCTCGCGATCTTGATCCCATTCTTGGACCGGATTGCCTATGTTAAGAGTTTGAAGGAGTCGGCTATCGAGATACCCAGTCAGAATGCCATCACGGCCGACAATGTCACCTTGGAATTGGATGGTGTGCTGTACACGAGGGTCTTTGACGCGTATAAAGCCAG TTACGGGGTGGAGGATGCCGAGTATGCCATTTCTCAGCTTGCGCAGACGACCATGCGTTCGGAAATCGGACAGCTTACCTTGGATCACGTCCTGAAGGAGCGCGCCACATTAAATACCAACATCACACAGGCCATCAACGAGGCTGCGCGCGATTGGGGTGTTGTGTGTCTGCGCTACGAGATTAGGGATATTCACGCCCCGGAGGGTGTTGTTGCGGCCATGCACCGCCAGGTTACGGCAGAGCGGTCGAAGCGCGCCGAGATTCTCGAGTCCGAAGGTCAGCGACAGAGCGCAATCAATATTGCTGAAGGTCGGAAGCAGTCCGTCATCCTGGCTTCCGAGGCTATGCGCACCGAACAGATCAACCGTGCTGCGGGTGAGGCCGAGGCCATCCTGCTGAAGGCCCAGGCCACCGCCAGAGGCATTGACGCCGTCGCTCAGGCGATTGAGGCTGGTAAGGATAATGCTCACGGCGCTGTCAGCCTCAGCGTCGCCGAGAAGTACGTTGATGCCTTCTCCAACCTTGCCAAGGAGGGTACTGCCGTGGTTGTTCCCGGTAACGTTGGCGACATGGGTGGCATGATTGCCAATGCCATGGCTGTGTACGGCAAGATCAATGAGAGCCAGGCCAAGACCATTGCGGCGAAGTCCCTGGGAGTCCAGGAGCCGGTCCAGAAGGAGACCTcttccaccagcaccaagtCGGAGCACACACCAGAGTACGACAACGtcgatgcggagaaggaacaCAAGACGCCTGACGCCGTTCAGGATGTTCTAGAAGGATTCGACCAGGTTAGCCAACAGAGACATCAATGA
- a CDS encoding La domain family (COG:J,O;~EggNog:ENOG410PN86;~InterPro:IPR006630,IPR036390,IPR036388;~PFAM:PF05383) produces the protein MAASFSYAQAAKGIAPAQSPAKTSPEEQTQAGSKPEEQSVDSSSQTNADAVPSKAETAQETEVTHTIEKEVESTATKANTSEASSDGNSSTSSVPKDEDGTDTPNGTSESTWDNKSQASGTEKTNTGADSTKDKNAEKEKAVPAKELKAAPLPSVNIWQQRKEAQEAKAKAVAALKPASKGTSKTASAASSVSGDHQAESKPASKKKGSDVPSEGAKDRKKADGSKGRDDGASIPPVGDESLWPTPQVAQGEEKKKAQEKTEKSPVIRPHGKEKWMPVPYVPTAVFNTPLPSARRGGRAARGGRENSRNGTHGAGAGADKASGQAAQGSTAKQATSADRGRNEQNSGRANSLPAQSRRSNSADAGLPDARKHQAADRNRGPKGENANGAPAGRNANGADTFPRHHAKQFAKGHDAGHKGGEHGSRNPQLSVDAQAGPRQDRRFENGPKSADFASFHADRERKEKDFPRESRPERGRGGHRGGRGGHAGFNGAQNAHFPNNHMSHHNFMHPKFGFNDRQRSQQHGPVNGSGGHRMNIRSPSLPNSTAMYGVYPYPGDINTMYGYQPMHAGPMTAYPYAGQYYDPYSQIGMISMQVEYYFSVDNLCKDLFLRKHMDSQGYVGLAFIANFKRVKSLTEDFELLRHVARQLRSVEYVQAEDGLDRLRPRDKWEQWVLPMDQRDPSAQNDGPSPSSFVKPEDVYVDGAVNGQAPNGTADFNGAKTSLSSTAPEFSPAGTQNGQTEITNAE, from the exons ATGGCCGCTTCATTTTCTTACGCTCAAGCAGCAAAGGGCATTGCCCCCGCGCAGTCCCCCGCAAAGACATCACCGGAAGAGCAGACCCAAGCGGGTTCGAAGCCGGAGGAGCAGAGTGTGGACTCTAGCTCGCAGACGAATGCAGATGCCGTGCCTTCCAAGGCCGAAACAGCCCAGGAAACCGAGGTGACCCACACTATCGAGAAGGAAGTCGAATCTACAGCTACCAAGGCCAACACTTCTGAAGCATCAAGTGATGGCAACTCTTCCACGTCATCTGTCCCCAAGGATGAGGACGGAACAGATACCCCCAACGGTACTTCGGAATCTACCTGGGACAACAAGTCCCAAGCCTCGGGTACCGAGAAGACGAATACTGGAGCAGACAGCACGAAGGACAAGAACgccgagaaggaaaaggctgTTCCTGCTaaggagctgaaggctgCCCCGCTTCCTTCCGTGAACATCTGGCAGCAGCGGAAAGAGGCGcaggaggccaaggccaaggccgtTGCCGCACTGAAGCCTGCCTCCAAGGGCACCTCAAAGACTGCGTCCGCTGCTTCCTCGGTATCTGGTGATCATCAAGCCGAGTCGAAACCggcctccaagaagaagggatcGGACGTTCCTTCGGAGGGCGCCAAAGACCGGAAGAAGGCTGACGGAAGTAAGGGACGTGATGATGGCGCCAGCATCCCTCCTGTTGGAGACGAGAGCCTCTGGCCTACACCCCAGGTTGCCCagggtgaagagaagaagaaggctcaGGAGAAGACTGAGAAGAGCCCTGTCATCCGCCCTCACGGCAAGGAGAAGTGGATGCCCGTTCCTTACGTTCCCACCGCTGTGTTCAacacccctctcccctctgcTCGTAGAGGCGGAAGGGCTGCTCGTGGTGGACGTGAAAACTCCCGCAATGGAACGCATGGCGCTGGAGCCGGTGCTGATAAGGCTTCCGGCCAGGCTGCACAGGGCTCTACGGCAAAGCAGGCTACCTCTGCTGACAGAGGAAGGAACGAGCAGAACTCCGGTCGCGCCAACTCGCTTCCCGCCCAGTCAAGGCGCTCCAACAGCGCCGATGCTGGACTGCCAGATGCGCGTAAACACCAGGCAGCGGACCGCAACCGCGGGCCCAAGGGAGAGAATGCAAATGGAGCACCGGCTGGAAGAAACGCCAACGGGGCAGACACTTTCCCCCGCCACCATGCCAAGCAGTTCGCCAAGGGCCATGATGCAGGCCACAAGGGTGGTGAGCATGGCTCTCGTAACCCCCAGCTTTCCGTGGATGCCCAGGCCGGTCCTCGCCAGGACCGTCGCTTCGAGAATGGCCCCAAGTCGGCAGATTTTGCTAGCTTCCACGCCGACCGCGAGCGCAAAGAGAAGGACTTCCCTCGTGAGTCGCGTCCCGAGAGAGGACGTGGCGGACATCGGGGAGGCCGTGGAGGCCATGCTGGCTTCAATGGTGCTCAGAACGCCCACTtccccaacaaccacatGTCGCACCACAACTTCATGCACCCCAAGTTCGGCTTCAACGATCGCCAGAGGTCGCAACAACATGGCCCTGTAAATGGTTCCGGAGGCCACAGAATGAACATCAGGTCGCCTTCCCTGCCGAACTCCACTGCCATGTACGGCGTCTACCCCTACCCTGGTGATATCAACACAATGTACGGCTACCAGCCCATGCATGCTGGGCCGATGACCGCATACCCCTATGCCGGCCAGTACTACGACCCTTACTCCCAGATTGGCATGATCTCGATGCAGGTCGAGTACTACTTCTCCGTGGATAACTTGTGCAAggatctcttcctccgcaaACACATGGACTCCCAGGGTTACGTTGGGCTGGCCTTCATTGCCAACTTCAAGCGCGTCAAGAGCTTGACCGAAGACTTCGAGCTTTTGCGCCATGTTGCTCGCCAGCTGAGGAGCGTCGAGTATGTTCAAGCTGAAGATGGGCTGGACCGTCTGCGGCCGAGAGACAAGTGGGAGCAATGGGTTCTCCCTATGGACCAGCGTGATCCTTCTGCCCAGAATGATGGCCCTTCTCCTAGCAGTTTTGTGAAGCCTGAAGATGTCTACGTTGATGGGGCTGTCAATGGACAAGCTCCCAACGGTACCGCTGACTTCAACGGTGCCAAGACGTCGCTATCGTCTACTGCTCCGGAGTTTTCTCCTGCCGGCACCCAGAATGGCCAGACTGAAATCACAAAT GCTGAATAA